A region from the Desulfovibrio aminophilus genome encodes:
- a CDS encoding heavy metal translocating P-type ATPase, translating into MGEKIAARPRLIHATSRRLRLRWSTLLHPALDPDYLEAWLEQLPGVTAARVNPRAACLVLTHDGRPGLLDDMRAALADVPAAAFSRPAPARPRRRLLDVAAHLATALALRLLPPGLGLAGAALLGVPAILRGLDILLTRGIKAPVLDMATIGFSLLRGDASAAAGISSMVVIGEYLRQTTEDRSNGLLKSLLAPPVERVRVERPDGREETVPFAEVREGDLVLCGPGETLAVDGVVERGRALLSTSAITGEAAPEEASEGRSVLSGSLVADGRLGVRASRDAGESSMARIAGFMKRTLAEKSPCERLSDRMADRLTLLTLGMGAALYAATGDAGRALSALTVDYVCSVKLPAPVVTKATMYAAAKRGVLVKSGTALDALARARVMVFDKTGTLTRGEPEVKDLRVLSGVDPNRLLLLAASAEERWGHPAGRALINAARKRGLALLPARDTDCAAAQGVAAVVDGVAVRAGSGLFLKQGGISCAPLEHWAGEMGRRGDSLVFVALDGRPAGVLGLRDGLRPEATGVLAGLRKRGVERIVVLTGDRKEAADALLGGLEGLDEVRAGLGPEDKARIVAGLRAEGRGVAVVGEGLNDAPALLAGDVGVCLAGQSGLTRESAGIVLLRQDLRGLLAARDLAVRAGNMLRGCFTTGLAVNTGLLLAAGAGRLSPVSAAALHNGNTFTLLGLAAWACGRDMNGG; encoded by the coding sequence GTGGGGGAAAAGATCGCGGCGCGGCCCCGGCTGATCCACGCGACCTCGCGGCGGTTGCGCCTGCGCTGGTCGACGCTGCTCCATCCGGCCCTCGACCCGGACTACCTGGAGGCCTGGCTGGAGCAGTTGCCCGGGGTGACCGCCGCGAGGGTCAATCCCCGCGCCGCCTGCCTGGTGCTGACGCATGACGGGCGTCCAGGCCTCCTCGACGACATGCGCGCGGCCCTGGCCGACGTTCCCGCCGCGGCCTTTTCCCGCCCGGCCCCGGCCCGGCCCCGCCGCCGCCTTCTGGATGTCGCGGCGCACTTGGCGACCGCGCTGGCCCTCCGCCTGCTCCCGCCGGGCCTGGGGCTGGCCGGAGCCGCGCTGCTGGGGGTTCCCGCCATCCTGCGGGGCCTGGACATCCTGCTCACACGCGGCATAAAGGCCCCGGTCCTGGACATGGCCACCATCGGGTTCTCCCTTCTGCGCGGCGACGCCTCGGCCGCCGCGGGCATCTCCTCCATGGTGGTCATCGGCGAATACCTGCGCCAGACCACCGAGGACCGCTCCAACGGCCTGCTCAAAAGCCTGCTGGCGCCGCCCGTGGAACGGGTGAGGGTGGAGCGTCCCGACGGCCGCGAGGAGACCGTGCCCTTCGCGGAGGTCCGCGAAGGCGATCTGGTGCTCTGCGGACCAGGCGAGACGCTGGCCGTGGACGGCGTGGTGGAGCGCGGCCGGGCGCTCTTGAGCACAAGCGCCATCACCGGCGAAGCCGCGCCGGAGGAAGCGTCCGAGGGACGGTCCGTCCTTTCCGGCTCTTTGGTGGCCGACGGCCGCCTGGGCGTGCGCGCATCCCGGGACGCGGGCGAAAGCTCCATGGCGCGCATCGCCGGATTCATGAAGCGGACCCTGGCGGAAAAATCTCCTTGCGAACGCCTGAGCGACCGCATGGCCGACCGGCTGACGCTCCTCACCCTGGGAATGGGGGCGGCGCTCTACGCGGCCACCGGCGATGCCGGGCGGGCGCTCTCGGCCCTCACCGTGGACTACGTCTGCTCCGTGAAGCTGCCCGCGCCCGTTGTGACCAAGGCCACCATGTACGCCGCCGCCAAGCGCGGCGTGCTCGTCAAGAGCGGCACCGCGCTGGACGCCCTGGCCCGGGCGCGGGTGATGGTCTTCGACAAGACCGGAACCCTGACCCGGGGGGAACCGGAAGTCAAGGATTTGCGCGTCCTGTCCGGGGTGGATCCGAACCGGCTTCTGCTCTTGGCGGCGTCGGCCGAGGAGCGCTGGGGACATCCGGCGGGCCGCGCCCTGATCAACGCCGCCCGGAAGCGGGGCCTGGCCCTTCTCCCCGCCCGGGACACGGACTGCGCCGCGGCTCAGGGCGTGGCCGCCGTGGTGGACGGCGTGGCGGTGCGGGCTGGCAGCGGCCTTTTTCTCAAACAAGGCGGAATTTCGTGCGCCCCCCTGGAGCATTGGGCCGGGGAAATGGGCCGCCGGGGCGACAGCCTCGTCTTCGTGGCTCTCGACGGCCGCCCGGCCGGGGTTCTGGGCCTGCGGGACGGCCTGCGCCCCGAGGCCACCGGCGTTCTGGCCGGATTGCGGAAACGCGGCGTGGAGCGGATCGTGGTCCTCACCGGCGATCGCAAGGAAGCGGCCGACGCCCTTCTGGGCGGACTGGAGGGCCTGGACGAGGTGCGCGCGGGCCTGGGGCCGGAGGACAAGGCCCGAATCGTGGCCGGGTTGCGCGCCGAAGGACGCGGCGTGGCGGTGGTGGGCGAGGGGCTCAATGACGCCCCGGCGCTGCTGGCCGGCGACGTGGGCGTGTGTCTGGCCGGTCAGTCCGGGCTCACCCGGGAATCGGCCGGAATCGTCCTCCTGCGCCAGGACCTCCGGGGCCTGCTCGCCGCCCGCGATCTGGCGGTCCGGGCCGGAAACATGCTCCGGGGGTGCTTCACCACGGGCCTGGCCGTGAACACGGGGCTGCTCCTGGCCGCCGGAGCCGGACGTCTCTCGCCGGTGTCGGCGGCCGCCCTGCACAACGGCAACACCTTCACCCTGCTCGGGCTGGCGGCCTGGGCCTGCGGCCGGGACATGAACGGCGGCTGA
- a CDS encoding Fur family transcriptional regulator, whose product MEAREQLKEYLEANNLKLTPQREKILGVFLELPGPVSAEGLLAEVGGDENGISLSTLYRALGHMLRAGLARRIQLNSGTALYEAVDGCCCHLICERCGRRVAVSSPYLEGMQEVAARQEGFVLHRCRSQLVGLCPRCAAEAGKKN is encoded by the coding sequence ATGGAGGCGCGGGAGCAACTCAAGGAGTACCTGGAAGCCAATAATCTCAAGCTCACGCCGCAACGTGAGAAGATCCTCGGGGTCTTCCTTGAACTGCCTGGTCCCGTAAGCGCCGAGGGACTTCTGGCGGAGGTGGGAGGCGACGAGAACGGCATCAGCCTTTCCACCTTGTACCGGGCGCTCGGGCATATGCTGCGGGCCGGTCTGGCCCGGCGCATCCAGTTGAATTCCGGGACGGCGCTCTATGAGGCGGTGGATGGATGCTGCTGTCACCTCATCTGTGAACGCTGCGGGCGGCGGGTGGCCGTGAGCAGTCCGTATCTGGAGGGGATGCAGGAGGTCGCCGCCCGTCAGGAGGGGTTCGTGCTGCACCGCTGCCGTTCGCAACTGGTCGGCCTGTGCCCGCGCTGCGCGGCGGAGGCGGGGAAGAAAAACTGA
- a CDS encoding FeoA family protein, translated as MDQNRTLRNLGPGESALVIAIDGGRMATMRLEDLGILPGVEISVLANAAGPLLVSVGESRVIVERGIADKVRVI; from the coding sequence ATGGACCAAAACAGGACGTTGCGGAACCTCGGCCCAGGCGAAAGCGCCCTGGTGATCGCGATCGACGGAGGCCGCATGGCCACCATGAGGCTGGAAGACCTGGGCATCCTCCCCGGAGTCGAGATCAGCGTATTGGCCAATGCCGCCGGCCCCCTGCTCGTCTCGGTGGGGGAATCACGGGTCATCGTGGAGCGGGGCATCGCCGACAAGGTCCGGGTGATCTGA
- a CDS encoding ferrous iron transport protein A, translating to MTLNEMSPGAACVIKDMTADGALGQRLMDLGFYPGAGVRVVRNAPLVDPVELELEGYHVSIRHDEARHVEVHEA from the coding sequence ATGACTCTCAACGAAATGTCGCCCGGCGCGGCCTGCGTCATCAAGGACATGACCGCCGACGGCGCCCTGGGACAACGGCTCATGGATCTCGGTTTCTACCCCGGAGCCGGTGTCCGCGTGGTGCGCAACGCCCCCCTCGTGGACCCGGTGGAGTTGGAGTTGGAAGGCTATCACGTCAGCATCCGGCACGACGAAGCCCGACACGTGGAGGTTCACGAGGCATGA